The DNA region TCAAAAGACATATACCATCACTACAGTATGACTTCGTGCTAAAAGACCCACCATTGCCAATTTGCCATTTTCCATAGTACATAGGTTTGTACAATTTATAATTTGTATGCCATTAGTTGATTTtgttgtatttatataattttttttattgtaaaatatgaatATGTGCAACTCAAGcctcaaatctcaataagttaataaaaagtTTACCTGCCAAGGCCGCCCCAAATGTCACAGTCAAAGACTCAAATAGCTCTCTTAGTATCTTTagaatattgaaatttgaatcaTTTGTACGTATTATATATTCAgatatttgtaatattgataCAATATCACTTGAACACTTTTATGtctgtaattttgtaattgtttagcgtaaaattttgtaataacttagttattattattagtttattaaagTAGACTAGTAGTCTGTGGTAGTACTTCATTAGTTCATTTGCTCTAAATTAGTAAAtttgtatcatgtatatattatttttattcatgtaactttttttttactttggttttttaacttttttttttttccttctaattttatgagcccaaaatggcccagaagcTGTTTCTAGGCCATTTTAGACCCATTTCAACAGTATCTGGGCCACAGTTTTGGGCCAAAGGCCCAGTAGGGGTGGGGGGCAAACAGATTGACCCCCCTAACCCGCACCCCGTTATCCGGGATGGGGTACCTCGGACCCACACTCTGGGAGCGTGGGACATGAAAAAAATCTACAACGGAGGCGGCAGGCAAGGGGGGCTACCCCGCCCTGTAGGGggtgggtagcacccctacttaTTATGGTAGTCCCAATTATCATTCTCCCCGAAATAGTCGGAACTGTGCCAAGGCCCGTGGAGCATCGTGTCCCGTATTGGATGATGTCGAGTAGATCAGGGACAAGCCTCGAAGAATTAATGAGGATGATACTTCAATTTTTTAATGTGGTTTTGGCACTAATAATCAAGCTGCGTAAGCAACTTGGCATATACTAGATATCTTTTAGTCTGTAACTAAGGAGTTCCAATTCTAGTACAATGTCTATTTATTTTGAAGACTGGTTGAACTAATGATGTTACTTTTGAGTATGCTTACATGAATGAGACGTTAGGATGTTTTGAGATTGGTATTCTGGTACATTATGTATTGCTCAAAGAAAACAATATCCACTACAAACACTCCATActattagatgcatgttaggtgCACTATTTATTATCACGAATGAAAGTATGtgaccttgtgttgcatgtctcaataCTTCAAGTTGCATCAAATCCCAAGCAGAGACTGCGGGCCTCATGTTCTTAGATAAGCATTGTATCTCATCTGCACAATCAACACCAAACAGACTTCTCAATAGCTCTCAAAATttgagacaaggtgatccaCTTTGGTTTGGTGACAAGACCCTCAAGGAAGCCTACACAAGAGTATATAGAATTGCAAAATCACAAGAAGGCTCAATTGCAAATCTTTTAGACCTATCCAGTAGATTCCCCACCCAATGGAACGTCACTTTCTTCACTACTGCACAATTGGGAGATAGATGCATTCACTAGATTCCCCCCAATGGAACATCATCGAGAGAGGTAGACGAGATTGTTTAGAGTCATTCAAAGAAAGGGAAGTTAACACTTCACTCATCCTACAAGTCTGACTATGCACAATACAATCTCATTCCTATGCAAGAGTATTTGGAATAAGACACCCCTAAAAGCAACTTTCTTTGTATGGATAGTTTCCTTAAAGAAAGATCCTCATCATAGATAAACCCTAAAGAAactccataaaatcataatgaaTTGGTATTGCATGCACAAGAAAAATAGGGAGACTATGGATCATTTTACTTCTTGGTTGCTGCAACCCtatgatatgatttatttgcTAGAACTGGTCTAGGTTGGGCTTCGCTGAAAAGGATAGTTTAGTTCTAAAAAGTTGGAGAGGATAAATGGTAGTTTGCAAATTTCAGCAATATGAAAGATGATCCCCACTTGTCTATAGTAGTTGTCTTTGGTGgaaattatttgtttttagagatgagatgaaataaattgaaattaaaattaaaagttaaataaaatattatttttatattaaaattttaaaaaattaaatcactttttttatttttatattgaaatttgaaaaaattgtattatttttttttattttatataagaatctgaaaaaattataataattaatatgagatgagatgaaaattttctaaaagtgaacaaaactaaaaattttgagttgagggGTCAATAGAAAAGCTTCtaactttcttttttaacatcttATTCCATTAGTCAgtcaaaaaatttcaataatctGAAATCCCATTtagttatacagatgagatgagataagataaaatgttttatataataatgaataaaatattgttataatataattttttaatattaattttgtattgaaatttaaaaaagttaaattatttattatattttaaatgaagatttaaaaatattgtaaagatgagttgagattaaatgagataagatttttaattttatctaacCAATCCAGCCTAAACATCCATCACTTCTTTGTATATCTAGACAATCATGAATGTATGGTTTTTGTACATATCACGTGTACTTGGACTATTGACTATTTCTATCAATAAAACTTGTTTActgatcaaaataataataacaaaaataatattaataacaaTAGCCAGTGCACTATTTAACAATTATGTTTAATATTAACCAAAACGAAATATACCAGTATTTGTTGTTAAATTACAAGCTTAAAAAGCCTAGACTTGTAGTGctctaaatctttttttttttttgcataaatATTGTAGTGCTCTAAATCTGAAGGAAAACTTCGTTTCATTATAAGTGAATCAGCGGGCTTCTACATCAGCATTTTAGAGTAAATAGTAAATACAATCTAGAAACAGGCAAGGACTTCTTGTCATGTGTGTGCTGTTTCTGGTGGAGCCACTGGAAGAGCCCTGGTCTTGTGGAAAATGGATTTACGTGACAGAAGAACCAAAAATTGTCTTACTAGTGCATCTCAAAAGGGATTTCAGCGAACACAAAAAAGACTTTCGGATATAAGTTGGCCCATCCAAGTCAAAGTTGCCAATCTATAGAGGTAACACCCATTTGCTCCAAAAGCTTGTTTGTGCGAGAAAAATGCCTGCCACGTTATGAGAAATTAACTTGGTATATAATATGTTTCTGGTACATGCAACTGATTTATACCCTCCAGATAATTAGACAAATGTATGACAAGACATTATCCCGTTTAAAAGTAAGCTTGACGCAGCTAAATTCGAAGTAATTTTGTATCTTTAAACTtgcataaaatgtaattataggAAACCAATACCAAAAAGTAAGCTTGGTGAGGCTCATACAGTATCATGCTCacgaaaatatgaaattttatcttaaaactttGCATAAAACGTattgtagaaaaaaaatatatacaaaaagtacGCTCGGTGTGGCTAATACGGTGTCATGCTCACCAATAGTCTGAACTTTCATATTATTCAACTTGAATCAAGATATAGACAAAAAAATACAGAGAGGAAAAGAACATACCAAAAGATTAAATAATATGGGATCAATACACTTTGCATCTTAAACTATCAAGAGTTTTACATTTTGGACCCAAAACTACAAGACAATGACACTTGTACCCTCAAACTACCAAAACCTTTGCATTCTCCATTAAGATCTGACTGTCAATCGGGCAAtgtcaattatttttcatttctttaaataGTCATAGGATACAAAGTGTAAATTCTGACAGTTTGAGGGTGCGATGTATCATGTATCAGATTTAATAGTTTGGAGTGCAGAGTGCAAAATTCCTTATAGTTTTAGGGTGCAAAGTGGTGTACTTTCTCCAATAGTTATGCCAGCACAGAAACTAACTGGTATAGTCTGTAGGATGCACCGCAACTCAATACTTCAAATGAAGGTAACAAGTAGTATTAGCTACAACCAATAACATTCTCGTATACCATTAAATTAAACTTACCTGCATCCAAAAAAGCCTCTGTTTGCTGACAAACCAGAAGGGTGTGCTGCTTTGAGAATGTGATGCTTAGTCTCATCAATCAACCTAGGTAACATCTTTTAATTAGATGCACAGCAAAAATAATCAGCACAAtatcgcccccccccccccccccccccccccctccgggGGCCCCTCCCAGGGGAGCCCCTGCAATTCCCAATTGTTATGTGCAAGGAAATTGAAGCCTAAAACAACAGAACACAAGTTCTTCTGACCTCATTTATCAAGAGAATGAAATCAAcgttaataaagaaataattcacctttttagtttgaaaataCCATATTATCCCAGCTAACACAAGTTGCAGATAACACCAAGCAGTTCGgttgagtagcactaaagcatGGAATTGAATGCCTCAACAAGGCTGAAAACCAAATCCTACCACTCATCACTTTGGTCTCCATCCGAAGGATTAATAACAAGAATTGGCTTGTGCACATAGACCAGTAGATTGCACAAGCCAAGGGTATTCATGTTACTGTGGGAACACTTAACATTGCAACAGGTGTCAAGATTTTTCCGCCGATGTACCTTTTAGGCAAAATAATTGAAGGGAAGATCCAAATGAATAATTTATTGAGCATTCGCTTTTGTACGCAAGCCCATGGCAGGAAGCTTGTGTATGCGTGAAGTGTGAGTAACAATAGAGAAAGGACAGcagttttgtttttgtatgCCTTTCTCAGAAAATTATGTTCTACGCAAAACTAAGATCCACAAATTGTAGTACCTGGATTTCTCTTGAGCAGAGTTCCCCCAAAGGAGAAAAATGACTCCTTGCTTCTTTTGTGAAATTGTTTTAATAACGGCATCAGTAAATTGCTCCCATCCTTTCTTTGAATGAGAATTAGCCTGGTGTTTCCTAACTGAATACAAAAATCAAAGccaaaaataagaaacaaataaaaacaaaaaatgaggaAGCAGCAAAATAAGTGTTACAAAGAAAGAACttctacaaaaaataataataacaataataagaaGCTCGGGTTCAATAGAAAACTAGTCCAATATTGTGAGTAATACGGAAGTTGAAATTCAACTACATCATGTTTATTGTTGAAAAAATGGTCTGTTGTAACATTATTCAAATTCAAATCCATATTACAAAATGGGTTGGCTTTTCTTGACAAATCCACAAGGTCAGCAACATGACAAGTTCCAAATTGCATCTATTTATGGTAATGAAAGGAAACATCAATTTCTCCAAAGAGCCAAGTTTTTGGCAATTGAATGACAACATGGGGCCCCAAAACCTGAGACACATCTACAAGTGCCTAAAGCAATCTAAGCAATAAGGTCATTATGTTGTGGCAGTGGAGTTTCAGGAGCATGAAGTCTATCTTAAGTTGTAGAATGGTGTTTTATAGTTTAGATAGCACATACCCTTAGCATGTGCATATGCAGGAATGACACCCAACATCCAAATTGGAGACCATGGCTTTTGTCTACAAAGTGACCCATTACCATCATGTTGTTTGTCCTGACAAAGGGGTGAGGAAACTAAACTTGGATCccccaaaaattattatatatgaaagGTATAGCGATTCCCTtttaacaccccccccccccccccccccaaccaaaataaaaataaaaataaataaataaaaaagaacaccAGTAAGAAGTATTATGTAATACAAGAACCCCCAGTGGGAGACTTATATATTAGGTAAACCTTAATTTtcctctctcaatttctcagcGCATTATCTTAGTCACCAGGTACGTACTACAACCAGTGGAAGCTCCCTTTCATATTCTTTTAAGCCTGTTCAAGTTAGCTATTGTTACTAAGAAGACTGTTAAGTTAAGCCATTACACATCCACTTCATGTGGATTATGACTTAGTTGATTTCTGTGATACAGTTACCACGTATGAAATTTTGTAACGATTAGAATTTACATGGAACCAAAATTGTAAGTTGCCAACAACAATGGAAGTGTAAACCTGAATTATCTTGAATATCATCAAAACCGTCAAGGTTCAGAGCATGATACTCAACTGATCTATCCCAGCCCCTAAATGAAAATTACTGGCTTCACCTTTGCTTAAATAGGTCGATATACAAAGTAAAACGACtcgaattgaaattttttaagataACTGCTTTTCTGAATATACATTTGTCATAAGCTCTAGACAGAAAAGGCAACAGAAAGATAGAGTTTTGGAATCATTAGATGTCAATGAAGTTCATGAGAGGTTCTGATAAAATGTGAAACCTTACCGGTGAGAACAGCATTGAGCAGTAGAACACCCTAGaacacaattaaaatatatatcagttcatgaattttttgaaaagatgcTATTATGTCCTAAAATCATGCATGTAATTCCAAAATTGTGAAATGTTTTTGCACAGAAATAGTATGTTGTTCCTCATAATGAATGGGAGGAAAGCCGAAAGAAGCTGCAAAAACGTATTGCATTTTAAGAAGATGCCAAATGCGCTGAGCAAACAATTCCCTCTGCTCCCTTCCCTTagcaaacaatttaattttatgagaattAGGTTGTTTTGTTTCAATGAAACCAAAAATCCAAGCTCTCTGCTGTTAAGAAGATTGCAGTCGACACCTGTACAGCCCATTTCTGTAGATTCCCATGCGACGGGACCGAACAGCCGAGGTCCTGGTGCAGTTCCTTAAAAATATTGAGTAAGCTGGAAGGGAGCTTCATCCCTTCGGGAACAGAGAATGAAAGGCCCATTGCTTGACCGGGTCCATGATAAGGATCCTGTCCAAGAACAACAGCCTTGACAGTATCAAAAGGGGTAGAGTTGAGAGCATTAAAAATCAAGTGGCGAGGCGGGTATATGGGCACACGGATGCCAGAGCACATCTCGGTTTCCAGAAACCTGCAGAGGTTCAGGAAATAGGGCTTCTGAAGTTCCCCCGGCAGAGCTTCCAACCACGTCTCCTCCACCAACAGTTCCGCCAATTTCAAATAATCACCATCACCGTCACCTTCACCTGCTGCAAATCCACATTAACCgcatctcatttttttcttttcggttTGTAGTAAAgggggaagaagaagacgaaggaggaggagaagtaGCGTGTACCTTTGGCCTTGTAGACTTTCTGGGAACAGATTTTGAGATTAAGCTTTGCTTTGGCTAGCAGTCTGTTGAATTCCATGCGGGCTTTTTGGTGGCCATTGATTAGGGTGGTATCGTCTTCGGAGCTGTGGTCGATGTGAGACTCGGACTCGGAGTGGCAATGCGCAGTGACTGATTTACAGACTGCTGAATCAGGTGATGAGGATGAAAGTTTGATGCGCTTAGCAGCTGCTGCTGGTTTGAAGAAATCCATTAGGGTTCTGGACGAACCCGAAGCCATTATTTCCTTCGTTTTTTTCTCGATTCTGATTTGAAAGCCTTACACTAAATTgggaaagagagagtgaaataaAGACTAGGCTTagtttgttttaattatttattttattttgtttcaaaatttgaaaagttgaaatagGTGAATTgaggaaagaaaatttttaaacaaaagtctatacacaatatattatatattcttttaatttttttaatttttttcttttatcaaatatttgatatatagataataaataaaaaaatttcattaatttaaaaaaaagaattcaaaaaaataaatttaaaaataaaatgtatagtATGTGAAGCTTATGgttcttgaaaaaaattatgaaaataaaagagatttaagaaaaatttagatgCAAAaagtcttaatttattttatataattattataatttttaaaaattttatattatttataataaataatttaattttttaaaattttaaaataattatattattaaaattaatattttaataatattatatttaattttcatatcgaCTTATCTCACAGAAATTATTCCAACCACACCTAAATGCACGCCCACGGACTGACGGAATACTCATGGCCACGTTCCctattttaaaagattttggGAGGGAAACGTAGAAGTAGCTGAATGTGTCGGGGAGGGAAAATTCTGGATAGAAACTGTTTACTCGTAAAATCTCTGTTCCGTATTAATAAAGAGGGAGTTGACAATTGTTTGGCACGTAGACGGACGAAAATATCCTTCAAAATGTGGCATTGCAGCTCCACAATTTCGATGCCCTTTTGGCCATTTGGCTTTTTGCCACCAAGTTTACTTTTCTTCTTTGGTGCTGTTGTACTTGATTCCCAGGAAAAGCTACTGCCCTCTTTTCAAGAAGTTCTCacttttttagatttataaatCTAGTGGCTTCTGTTGGaactaggactgttcatccgaaTTTTAGGCTGAGAATTCGGGTatacccaatccgaaacccgaGTTTCAAATCCGGTCCGGATTTCGGACGGGATTAGTGCAGATTATgacccgggccgaaacccgaatgaatccgggtttttacaacccggaaTCCAGGTTCCAGACTATACccgagtcttttttttttttttttttttcaaataatgaaatcttacttgttatttttttttttttcaagaaaatgataatgttgaaaagcataatttttttttaatctaaaagcctatattctatacaactttttcaagaaaaaatgttgaaaagcatccttttttatatataaaacaaaaaatatttctggCTAATGTTATATGAAGTGTTtcctttcaaaaataaattaaaataaaactaattacctttttaactaattacattatttgatatttatatattacattacaaaacacaactacaatatatgaaaattacatatctaTGAATAACAAGGCAAGCCAATGCCAACAATGGCTGATTCATCAGTATTCTTTGCCTTCATCCATTCATAGAGATCTGCTGGTGTAATTACACCTGCATCCAAAAGGTCCTTGCCCCTCATTTCACAATACCTCATCATACTCTGCCAAATCTGTTGCAGTTTCACAAAAACACAAATTATTTCTTTCACTTATAATAGAACAAGCTAGAGGGTTGAttaataaagatattttttttttaagttttaaaattatgcaaaattatgtattttccAAAATGCAAAGAGAGAACCCTCTTGACTCATCCTATCAGATACCATCTCTAATCTATTGTCTTTTATCAACACAACCTTCAAGCAAAAAATCATGGATCCCAAACGAAACTGACTTTCCAAATGCAGAGCACTAAAGAATGATGCCAAGATATGAGGTCAATATTCCTCAAACAATCTCatcaaaacaaacccaaaatcaacaaagagagaacCCTCTCCTCAAACATTCTTCAACTGTCTATATTCAAACCATTATTCAAAATCATCTCtatatgatgaaaaaaaattatttcaaaaatataattattaaaagcatacttttaaattaattaattttcattagtgacaagaaaaaaaactaacaagtAATTTATGATCCTTGCAGAGGATGTTTCTACCCGAGAATAATATCCAACCACAACAAATTATTTGCtttctgagaaaatgatatataatgcCCTGTTTTTGTTCTTGTTAAAAGTAGAAAAGCAGACCCTTTTAACTAAAACTTTGAAGAATCGATCAATAACAGCTATCAAGTTGATTAACTAATATCTGGCCAAATCGCAGAAGAGAAGATTGTAAGCAGTACCAGGGATATTGATGGGGAATGACATGAGTCCTTGCAAAAAGTTGTCGAAAGATTCACCAATATTTTCCCCTGATTTGTTTGGTTCATAACTGAACAGTTGTGCTCCTGTAAAATCAAAGATCATCTGCAAATGACCgaaaaataagttaatattgaattttcagggaaataattatatatatataaactacaaGAAACGGATCGGATGACggtaattctttttcttttcaagtacTTGCAAGCAAAGCTATTGtagaacatatatattatttgttgcaaataatttgttataaatactAATTTTTCTCGTAGTTGGGAGGAGGTTGATCATTGGAATATTGTATTTTATCGTAACGGGTAGGGAGTGGGTATTAATTAAGAATTATAATATGAGAGCCAACCGTACTACTGAGAAAAGAGATGCTTACAAAACTGCCTCAAAGCAACCATCATCATCCAGTTAAAGGCCGAAAAATCCCATTCGACAAATCACTAGATCTACCAGATCTATCCAAGCACAGAGAGACCCAGTTCACCAAATCACTAGATCTATCAGATCTATCCAAGCACAAAGAGACCCAGTTCACCCAATCACTAGATCTACCACATTTACATTCATCGTTCACATTGGTCATCGGCAATCGAGACAGACACGGCAgtgaaaaaaaaaccaatgaaaACCGATGAAAATCTCGAACAAAttcaaatgaaaaggaaaaaagaagtagAGTGGAAGAGTGGGGAAATACCTTTGAAGGTCCAGGAATGATCGGAAGgcttagatgagatgagatcgtCCGGAAGATCGAGCATGCCTTCCCCCATTAATGAGTCGCGAGATTGAGAGAGCGAGagcgagagagaaagagagaaggaagatCCAATCGAGCTAGACAAATAAACACACACTGACGCAAACTGGATTGGAGCTCCGAAGATACAAAGCCAAGGTAGTcaagagggagaaagagagggagagtagCTCAGGTAATTGTGGAATTTAGGAGGTTCGGATAATCTAGGGTTTCGGAAGCAGCTTTTGGTAGCACTCGCAGGAGGCAGAGAGGGAAACTGGGGGAGGGAGAGACCCACTTCGtattgcagagagagagagagagagatctgaaaTTGGTGGGGGGGGGGCGGCGGGGTAGAAttagggtttttcttttttagtttataaaCGGGTACCGGGTTGAAACCCGGGtcccggatttaaaatccggtacctGGACCGGATTAATTCGGTTTTTTCAATCCGGATTTCAGCCCGGATTTGACCCGGGCTGAAAACCGGAACTGGAATCCGGTATAACCGGAATCCGGGCTAAAATCCAGctcggatgaacagccctagttGGAACCACGGCTagatttaagaaatttttttttaaaattttttttaatatttttaaatatttaaaaaaatataaaaaatttattaatattaaacaattttttcttaatcattaagagaagaaaagaaaaaccagcAATGGCCTAAACATTTTCCATAAACTTATAATGTGATATACAAGATGATAGCAAAAGTTTTAACTAATAGATTGAAGTTCATTATGTCAGTGATCATTTTTTCAACTCAAAGTACTTCTATTCCAAGAAAATTGATATCGGACAATGTTTGTAGCCTATGAATTAATACACACAAtacaaaatggaaagaaaaggaatgctGGTTACATGGTTTTGAAATTGGACATAAGCAAAACACAGGATCAAGTGGAGGTTCCAGGGAGCTATAATGAAAAGGACGAGCTTTGCTAGCAAATGGATTGATATGATTATAAAGTGTGTCTCGACTGTTTCTAAATCTCCAATTATAAATGGAGTTCCACAAAGAGCTTTCATATCAATAAGAGGCATTAGGTAGGGTGATCCTCTATCACCTACCTCTTCATTTTTATACTCAAAAGCTCTTAGTACACTTCTCTTTAGAGTAGAAGAATTGAAACCTAATCACTAGTATCCTTGTGGTGAAAGGACAATTGTGGTGCCCCATTGCTCATGAAAGTCTAGATAAGGATATGTGGTTCCAAAGGTGCTGGCCAATGACCAACACCCAAGAGGGAATTGAGCTAAGCATATAATTTTCTAGAGGGAAGTATACGGGAAATATATTTAATCTTTGAAATCGTAGTAAAAATTTAGACAAAATACATTGTGGTGACAACCAAAGTTCTGAATACCGTTTCAGTTAAGGCACAAGAACGAAATGTTTCGGTACCAGTATCgtttcataattaattatatattatatataaatatttatatgtatatataaactaataattaatagaataaatacatatatatatatatgcaattgtGTATCATATATATGTGTACATATATGGAAGacttgaagatttataaaatgaatatatgtttcaaaaa from Carya illinoinensis cultivar Pawnee chromosome 6, C.illinoinensisPawnee_v1, whole genome shotgun sequence includes:
- the LOC122314066 gene encoding uracil-DNA glycosylase, mitochondrial isoform X1, producing the protein MASGSSRTLMDFFKPAAAAKRIKLSSSSPDSAVCKSVTAHCHSESESHIDHSSEDDTTLINGHQKARMEFNRLLAKAKLNLKICSQKVYKAKAGEGDGDGDYLKLAELLVEETWLEALPGELQKPYFLNLCRFLETEMCSGIRVPIYPPRHLIFNALNSTPFDTVKAVVLGQDPYHGPGQAMGLSFSVPEGMKLPSSLLNIFKELHQDLGCSVPSHGNLQKWAVQGVLLLNAVLTVRKHQANSHSKKGWEQFTDAVIKTISQKKQGVIFLLWGNSAQEKSRLIDETKHHILKAAHPSGLSANRGFFGCRHFSRTNKLLEQMGVTSIDWQL
- the LOC122314066 gene encoding uracil-DNA glycosylase, mitochondrial isoform X2; translated protein: MASGSSRTLMDFFKPAAAAKRIKLSSSSPDSAVCKSVTAHCHSESESHIDHSSEDDTTLINGHQKARMEFNRLLAKAKLNLKICSQKVYKAKGEGDGDGDYLKLAELLVEETWLEALPGELQKPYFLNLCRFLETEMCSGIRVPIYPPRHLIFNALNSTPFDTVKAVVLGQDPYHGPGQAMGLSFSVPEGMKLPSSLLNIFKELHQDLGCSVPSHGNLQKWAVQGVLLLNAVLTVRKHQANSHSKKGWEQFTDAVIKTISQKKQGVIFLLWGNSAQEKSRLIDETKHHILKAAHPSGLSANRGFFGCRHFSRTNKLLEQMGVTSIDWQL